AGTTGGACCCGCAGCAGGGCAGCCGGGTCGGTATCCGGGCGGAGGCCACCCGATTGCTGGGGAGAGCACGAAGCGAGCTCGAGTTCCTTCCGCAGGGAGTGCTGCTCGAGGATTTACAGTCGCGGCTGCTCGGTTGGCAGGAGACGTGTCGCGAACTGGGTGAGGCTATTTCGTTGCAGTACTTCCATGCCGCGCCCTGGGTCGCGTGGACTGACGCGAGTGCTGTGTACGCGGAGGCAACTGTGGAGGGTGAACTGTGAGTTGGCGAATGAGGGTCGTGCACACCACCGGATATGCCTACGAGGCTCCGGTGACGTCGTCGTACAACGAGGTTCGGCTGACTCCGCGAGCCGACGGTCGGCAGACGGTTATCTTGAACCGCGTCGAGACCCAGCCGGCTTCGCGTGCCTACCGCTACACCGATTACTGGGGTACGGCGGTGACGGCGTTCGATCTTCATGCGCCGCACAAGGAACTGGAAGTCACCGGACTTTCCGTAGTTGAGACGGAACCTTTTGTCGCGCCGGAAGAAAAGGTCGGATGGGACGAGTTGGCCGGTAATCCGATCAAGGATCGGTTCAACGAACAATTGAGTTTCACGAATTACGTACCGCGAGATGAGAAGTTCACGGCAATTGCCGAAGAATTGCGACAGGGGCTCACGCCGGAGGAAGCGGTGGTGGCGGTATCGCAATGGGTGAACGGCGAAATGTCTTACGTGCCCGGCACTACCGGAGTCCACACGTCGGCGGTGGAAGCCTGGGCAGCGCGCGAAGGTGTCTGTCAGGACTACGCGCATTTGACGCTCGACATACTGCGCACCATGGGAATCCCGTGTCGATATGTTTCCGGATATCTTCATCCGGCGCGCGATGCCGCTGTCGGGGACACGGTGGTGGGGGAGTCGCATGCCTGGATCGAGGCCTGGACGGGCGCCTGGTGGGGGTACGACCCGACAAATGCGATAGCTGTGAATGAACAACACGTCGCGGTGGGGATGGGGCGAGACTATTCGGATGTGCCGCCGCTGAAGGGTATTTATTCCGGCGGCCGATCAACAGATCTCGAAGTTGTTGTGGAGATCACTCGCCTTGCGTAAAGTCCGGCAAATCTAGTCGCGTGAGCATTACTGCCGTTTCATTGAGAAGAAGGTGGGAATATGTCTCCAACTGCACAGGAATTGACCGAGGTCGAACCGATCTCGGACGTGAAAAAGTATGCGGCCGAAGCGGTGGGGACATTTGTACTCGTGTTCTCTGCCGTCGGCACCGCCGTATTTGCCGGCGCGAAAGTCGGAAATCTCGGAGTTGCTCTGGCTTTCGGTTTGACCTTGCTGTTTCTGGTGTACGCCATCGGCCCGATTTCAGGCTGTCACGTCAATCCCGCGGTAACTGTCGGTCAATTTGCCATCGGACGAATCTCCGCAGTGAATGCGGGTATCTACATCGTCGCGCAGGTAATCGGCGGCCTGCTGGCGGGTGTGGTCATCTACACGGTCGCAAACAGTCTTCCGGCGTACAACAGGGTGGCGGACGGACTGGGCGCCAACGGATGGGGAGCGCACAGCCCGTCAGCTGAGAAGAATCTCCTGGGAATGGTGGTGTCCGACGGCTACGGCATCGGCGCCACGATGATCATCGAGATTCTGCTGACCGCGCTTCTGGTGTTTGTCGTCCTGGCCTCCACCGACCAGATCTCCGACGTTCCGCTGGCCGGTGTGTCCATCGGCTTCACACTCGCCGTGATCCACTTGATCTCGATCCCGATCGACAACACATCCGTGAACCCGGCCCGCAGCCTTGCCGTCGCTCCCTACCAGGTCGGTGCCATGAGCCAAGTGTGGCTGTTCATCGTGTTCCCGATCATCGGCGGTGCACTCGGCGCACTCATCTACCGCGCCTTGTTCGGCCGATTCAATCGTTTGAACAGCTGAGCGCTTGAACAGTTGACCGATTCGGTCACGCTTCGTCCTCGGGTCGGCTTCAGCTCCAACTGAAGTCGGCCCGCAGTTTTGTGGCGACCAGGTCGAACTTCTTACGGTCCATGACCGCTCCTTCGCGGCGAATGCCGGCTTCCGGAACGTCGAGGACACGATCCAACCTGATCCAACTCGGGCGGCCTTCGCTGTCCCACGGGCCGGATCCGATGGCGACCCAGTCCCGCTCGCCGTTGCGTTTGCTCTGCGACGACAGCATCAAGCCCAGGAGTGTGTCCCCGTCCCGGCCGACTACGAGAACGGGTCGGTCCTTCCCCTGCGTCGGATCCTCTTCGTAGGCGACCCAGGTCCAGACGATCTCGCCCGGATCGGCTTTGCCGTCGAGGTCAGGGGAGTACTCGACCTTGCGGGCGCGATGCGCCGTAGGGACGGTGCGGGCGGCAACGGGTCGACCGGATGCGCCTTTCGGCGCGTTCGACGACTGCAGTTGGCGTAGCAACGTCGGGCCCTTGTCCAGAGCGAAGTTGCCGAGGGTTCTGCCGAGCTGCTTCCACATGCTTGCCATGGCGACCGAGCATAATCGCATGCCGCGCGGGAACCCCCCACGCGGCGGCGGTGAGACTTGGATATCCTAAGGGTTGACAGTGGCCCGGATCCGGGCCGGTGCCGGTCCGATTAAGGGGTCTCCCATCAGCAGCTTCGCCGACAAGACGTTCACGGATCCTGCGCAGATCCGGAACTTCTGCATCATTGCGCACATCGACCACGGTAAGTCGACGCTGGCAGACCGCATGCTGCAGCTCACCGGTGTGGTCGAGGAGCGGGCGATGCGTGCGCAGTATCTGGACCGCATGGACATCGAGCGCGAACGCGGCATCACCATCAAGGCTCAGAACGTCCGCCTGCCCTGGACTGTCAACGGTGAAGAGTTTGTCCTCCACCTCATCGACACTCCCGGTCACGTCGACTTCACGTACGAGGTCTCGCGTGCGCTCGAGGCGTGTGAAGGTGCGATTCTGCTGGTGGACGCGGCTCAGGGCATCGAAGCGCAGACGTTGGCCAACCTATACCTGGCGATGGAGAAGGATCTCAAGATCATTCCCGTCCTCAACAAGATCGACCTCCCGGCCGCTGATCCCGATCGCTATGCCGAGGAAATCGCGCACATCACCGGCTGTGAGCCCGGCGATGTTCTGCGCGTCTCGGGTAAGACCGGCATGGGCGTCAAGGAGCTTCTCGACGAGGTAATCGTGCAGATCCCCGCACCGGTCGGTGATGCGGACGGTCCGGCTCGCGCGATGATCTTCGACTCGGTCTACGACGCGTACCGCGGCGTGGTCACGTACGTGCGTGTTGTCGACGGCCGGATCCGTCCGCGCGAGAAGATCACGATGATGTCCACCGGCACCACCCACGAACTGCTCGAGGTCGGCATCATCTCGCCCGAGCCGAAGGCCAGTATCGGTCTGGGCGTCGGCGAGGTGGGCTACCTCATCACGGGTGTGAAGGACGTTCGCCAGTCGCGAGTCGGTGACACGGTCACCACTGCGCGCAACGGCGCCACCCAACCGCTCGTCGGCTACCGCGATCCCAAGCCGATGGTCTACTCGGGCCTGTACCCGATGGACGGCTCGGACTACCCCGTACTGCGCGACGCGTTGGACAAGCTCCGCCTCAACGACGCGGCCCTGGCGTACGAGCCCGAGACGTCGGTCGCTCTCGGATTCGGTTTCCGCTGCGGCTTCCTCGGACTGCTGCACATGGAAATCACCCGTGACCGTCTCGAGCGCGAGTTCGGTCTCGAACTGATTTCCACCGCACCCAACGTCGTGTACCGCGTCGTGATGGAAGACGGGTCCGAGGTCATCGTCACCAACCCGTCGTACTGGCCCGAAGGCAAGGTTCGTGAAGTTTACGAGCCGGTCGCCAAGTGCACTGTCATCGCGCCGAGCGAGTACGTCGGCGCCATCATGGAGCTGTGCCAGTCGCGTCGCGGTGAGCTCGGCGGTATGGACTACCTGTCGGAGACCCGCGTCGAACTGCGTTACGAATTGCCCATGGGCGAGATCATGTTCGACTTCTTCGACGCGCTCAAGTCTCGCACCAAGGGTTACGCCAGCCTCGACTACGAAGAGGCCGGCGAGCAGCAGGCCGATCTGGTGAAGGTCGACATCCTGCTGCAGGGCGAGGCCGTCGACGCGTTCTCCTCGATCGTTCACCGTTCCAACGCCGGTGCTTACGGTGGCCGCATGACGTCGAAGCTGCGCGAGCTCATCCCGCGCCAGCAGTTCGAGGTTCCGATCCAGGCTGCGATCGGCGCGAAGATCATATCGCGCGAGAACATTCGCGCGATCCGCAAGGACGTTCTTGCCAAGTGCTACGGCGGCGACATCAGCCGTAAGCGCAAGCTGCTCGAGAAGCAGAAGGAAGGCAAGAAGCGGATGAAGACCATCGGCCGCGTCGAGGTTCCGCAGGAAGCCTTCGTGGCAGCTCTGACATCCGAATCGGTCGGCGAGAAGCCCAAGAAGTAGGAGCGCATGATCACCACCTGGTTGTCCCGAGAATTCGGAATCGAGATCCCCGTTCTCGGGGCACCCATGGGTGGGCGGGCAGGTGGCGCCCTCGCCGGCGCGGTTTCCGCTGCCGGCGGGTTGGGTCTGCTGGGGGCGGCCAGGTACAACACGCCCGAGTGGATCGAGACCGAAGCCGACGTGGCCCGGTCGATCGGCGGGAAATTCGGTGTCGGCCTCATGACGTGGTCGCTGCCCGAGAACGAATTGATGCTCGACACCGCGATCGCGGTCAAGCCCACCATGATCACGTTGTCGTTCGGTGATCCCGCCGCCTACGTCGGCCGCATTCACGACGCCGGGATTCCCGTTGTGTCGCAGATCAATACGCTCGAAGACCTCCGCGTCGTCGAGGCAGCCGGAGTGGACGCCGTCATCGCGCAGGGCGGTGAGGCAGGCGGGCATACCGGCCGGATCGGAACTTTGCCGCTGTTGCAGGAGATCCTCGAAGCAACCTCGCTGCCGGTGCTCGCTGCCGGTGGAATCGGAACAGGCCGCGGTCTGGCAGCAGTCATCGCGGCCGGTGGTCAGGGCGTCATGATCGGGACAGCGCTACTCGCGAGCCCCGAAACCGTCGGCCCGGACTATGCGCGTGATCGCGTCGTCGAAGCCGGGAGTACGGATACCGTGTACACCTCTGTGTTCGATCGGGCGCGCAGTCAGCCGTGGCCGCAGCGTTGGGGTGGCCGGGCCATCGCCAACGACTTCACGGCAGCGTGGGACGGCGTCGACGCCGATGAGGAAACTCTCGCGAAGGCGTACGACCCGTCCGATCCGCGCAACGGCGTCGTGTACGCCGGTGAAGCTGTAGGACTTGTGCACGGAACTCATCCGGCCGCCGACGTGGTTCGGCGGATCGGCGCGGATGCGGAGCGCCACCTCTCTGCTGTGCGCCTTTCTTAACCGTAAAGGCGCACAGCAGGAGATTACGTCGCGTTGTGCGCCGGCTGGAAGGCTCCGGCTTCTGCGGCCTCTTCAGCGCGGATCACGTGCACCACGGCGTTGATCAATGCCAGGTGTGTGAACGCTTGCGGGAAGTTTCCGAGATGCCGGCCGGTGTGTGCGTCGATCTCCTCGGCGTAGAGCTTGAGCGGGCTGGCAAATCCGAGTAGACGCTCACACAGGTGCTTTGCGCGATCGAGTTCGCCGATCTCGACCAACGCCGAGACCAACCAGAACGAGCAGATGGTGAAGGTGCCCTCCTCGCCGCTCAAGCCGTCGTCGGTGGTCTCGACGCGATAGCGCAGAACCAGGCCTTCTTCGGTGAGTTCGTCGGCGATCGCAAGAACGGTTGCCCGGATGCGGGGATCGTCGGCCGGGAGGAAACGCAGGAGCGGCGCGAGTAGCAGCGACGCGTCGAGTGAATTGTGGCCGTATCGCTGAGTGAGCACGCCGCGTGAGTCGACGCCGTGAGCGAGGATGTCAGCTTTGATCTCGTCGGCGATGGCGGTCCATTGCTGGGCAAAGCTCTTCTCGCCCTGCATTTCTGCGAGCTTGGCACCGCGGTCGAGTGCAACCCAGCACATGATCTTCGACGACGTGAAGTGTTGCGGTTCGCCGCGCACTTCCCAGATCCCGCGGTCGGGTTGACGCCAATGCTTGATGGCTTCCTCGACTTGCCTCTTGAGGAGCGGCCACAACGCTTCGGGGACGCGCTCGCGGGTACGGATGTGGAGATACACGGAGTCGAGCATGGTGCCCCAGATGTCGTGCTGCTTCTGGTCGAACGCGCCGTTGCCGATGCGTACCGGTCGCGCACCGTCGTAGCCGGACAGGTGGCTCAGTTCGGATTCCTCGAGTGTGCGCTCACCGCCGATGCCGTACATGACTTGCAAGGGGTGCGGTTTCCCGTGGTCGGAACTGGAGACGTCGTAGATGAAGTTGAAGAAATCGTTGGCTTCGCGGTCGAGTCCGAGGGTGTAGAGGCCCCAGAGTGCGAAGGTGGAATCGCGAACCCAGGCGTAGCGGTAGTCCCAGTTTCGTTCTCCGCCAGGGGTTTCCGGGAGCGATGTCGTGGAGGCGGCCAGAAGAGCGCCGGTGGGGGCGTAGGTGAGCCCCTTGAGGGTGAGAGCGCTGCGCTGGAGGTAGGCCCGCCACGGATGGTCGGGGAACTTGCCGATGGTGACCCATTCACGCCACGATTTTGCGGTCTGCCACATCATCTCGGCGGCTTCGTCGAAAGTCTGCGGCGACGGCAGTTCGGACCACGACAATGCGACGAACGCGTTGTCGCCCTCGACCAGCCGGGTGCGGGCGCGGGCTTCGCGGCCTTCGAGTCCGAGCCGTAGATCGGTGGTGAGGCGAAGTGACGGATGATCGCCCGGCCGCGACGAATGGCACGTTGCCGTCGCCTCTTCGTACACCTTGCCGGTGTACTCCCAGATTGCGGCGCCGCGGTGGTAATCGAAGGCCGGTTCGCAGCTCATCTCGAGCTCGACAGTGCCGCTGACGCACTTCACAGTGCGGAGCAGGATGTGTTCTGCATCCCAGTCGGTAGGTGTGCGCCGGTGAGTGCTCGAACGCTTGTCGACGTTGTGCCACGGGCCCAGAACCAGTGCGTCGCGCACGACCAGCCATCCGGTCTCGGTCTGCCAGGTGGTCTCGAGAATGAGCCCGCCGGGAAGGTAGCGGCGAGCGGCCGGCACGTTCTGGCCGTAGGGGCCGATCCGGAAGTGCCCTGCACTGCGATCCAGGATCGCGCCGAAGACGCTCGGAGAGTCGGGGCGTGGGACGCACATCCACTCCACCGATCCGTTTCGGGCGATCAAGCAGGATGTCTCGCAGTCGGACAGAAATGCGTAGTCGTCGATGGGTGGGAAGTTGCTTCGATGGTGGCCTGCCGTTGTGGAGGGGACGGCCTGCATTACTTCGTCGTCGACACTCATTCGGACATTGTCCGGCCAGATCTGGGACACGTCCACTCCACGGCCATTCGGTGCCGGTGGCCCCGAACGATAGGGTGATGGGCGTGGACCGAATTGCAGGTTGGTGGGACGGCGTGGAGCTGTGGATTGCGGGGCTTCCCTTCATCCCACAGGTCGTGTTGGTCCTTGCCGTTGTAGTTCCCCTGTGCGCCGGCGTCGCGATCGGTTTGGATCGCGGATTGTCCGCTGTGTTGTCGTCGCCGGTCTTCGAGTGGCTGCGACGCAACCCGGCGACGGTCTCCGATGAAACCCCTGAGAAATCCTGAGAGAAGTCGAGGAAAACCGATGCCCCGCTCACGGGTCACTCTTGCCCTGATCGCCCTGATCCTTCTTTGTATCGTGGCCTGGCTTCTCACTCGTTAGAGATTCGATTCGAGACCGCCGGAACGCTCTGCTAGAGTCCACGACGTGTCCGAAGCAGCAGCTCCTGAGATCCGCCACCAGTTGGCGTTGATCGCTGTCGGCATGCTCGACGTCGCTGACGTCGCCTGTTGTTGATTTCCCTGTAGTTCGAATTCCGCGGCGGTGCACTTGCGCCCCGCTCGAACTCTTCTGCGCGTTCCTCGCGCCCCCGACCAAGGGCATCTGAAAGCCCCGTCGGCTCCCCATGTCCGAACGTCCCGATGGATTCAGCCCCAGAGGTCTCGGACTTTCACGCTCGGTCAGCCCTTTTTGTCAGCCCTCTCGGAAGGTATCTGCAATGAAACGCCGTTCCCGCACACTCCTCACTGCTATCGCGACCATGGGGGCCGTGGTACTCACAGCGTGCAGCGGTGGCTCGAGCGATACCGTCGGCGCCGACGCCGTCGCCAGCGACGGCAGCGCCGGCACGATCAACCTGTTTGCCTACGCGGTTCCGAAGCCCGGCTTCGACAAGCTGATTCCCGCCTTCCAGGAGACGGAAGACGGCAAGAATGTCGCGTTCAACCCGTCGTACGGCGCATCGGGTGACCAGTCGCGCAAGGTGAAGGACGGTGCTGAAGCCGACTTCGTCAAC
The nucleotide sequence above comes from Rhodococcus sp. KBS0724. Encoded proteins:
- a CDS encoding transglutaminase family protein; translation: MRVVHTTGYAYEAPVTSSYNEVRLTPRADGRQTVILNRVETQPASRAYRYTDYWGTAVTAFDLHAPHKELEVTGLSVVETEPFVAPEEKVGWDELAGNPIKDRFNEQLSFTNYVPRDEKFTAIAEELRQGLTPEEAVVAVSQWVNGEMSYVPGTTGVHTSAVEAWAAREGVCQDYAHLTLDILRTMGIPCRYVSGYLHPARDAAVGDTVVGESHAWIEAWTGAWWGYDPTNAIAVNEQHVAVGMGRDYSDVPPLKGIYSGGRSTDLEVVVEITRLA
- a CDS encoding aquaporin — encoded protein: MSPTAQELTEVEPISDVKKYAAEAVGTFVLVFSAVGTAVFAGAKVGNLGVALAFGLTLLFLVYAIGPISGCHVNPAVTVGQFAIGRISAVNAGIYIVAQVIGGLLAGVVIYTVANSLPAYNRVADGLGANGWGAHSPSAEKNLLGMVVSDGYGIGATMIIEILLTALLVFVVLASTDQISDVPLAGVSIGFTLAVIHLISIPIDNTSVNPARSLAVAPYQVGAMSQVWLFIVFPIIGGALGALIYRALFGRFNRLNS
- a CDS encoding type II toxin-antitoxin system PemK/MazF family toxin, with the protein product MASMWKQLGRTLGNFALDKGPTLLRQLQSSNAPKGASGRPVAARTVPTAHRARKVEYSPDLDGKADPGEIVWTWVAYEEDPTQGKDRPVLVVGRDGDTLLGLMLSSQSKRNGERDWVAIGSGPWDSEGRPSWIRLDRVLDVPEAGIRREGAVMDRKKFDLVATKLRADFSWS
- the lepA gene encoding translation elongation factor 4 — translated: MTVARIRAGAGPIKGSPISSFADKTFTDPAQIRNFCIIAHIDHGKSTLADRMLQLTGVVEERAMRAQYLDRMDIERERGITIKAQNVRLPWTVNGEEFVLHLIDTPGHVDFTYEVSRALEACEGAILLVDAAQGIEAQTLANLYLAMEKDLKIIPVLNKIDLPAADPDRYAEEIAHITGCEPGDVLRVSGKTGMGVKELLDEVIVQIPAPVGDADGPARAMIFDSVYDAYRGVVTYVRVVDGRIRPREKITMMSTGTTHELLEVGIISPEPKASIGLGVGEVGYLITGVKDVRQSRVGDTVTTARNGATQPLVGYRDPKPMVYSGLYPMDGSDYPVLRDALDKLRLNDAALAYEPETSVALGFGFRCGFLGLLHMEITRDRLEREFGLELISTAPNVVYRVVMEDGSEVIVTNPSYWPEGKVREVYEPVAKCTVIAPSEYVGAIMELCQSRRGELGGMDYLSETRVELRYELPMGEIMFDFFDALKSRTKGYASLDYEEAGEQQADLVKVDILLQGEAVDAFSSIVHRSNAGAYGGRMTSKLRELIPRQQFEVPIQAAIGAKIISRENIRAIRKDVLAKCYGGDISRKRKLLEKQKEGKKRMKTIGRVEVPQEAFVAALTSESVGEKPKK
- a CDS encoding nitronate monooxygenase family protein — its product is MITTWLSREFGIEIPVLGAPMGGRAGGALAGAVSAAGGLGLLGAARYNTPEWIETEADVARSIGGKFGVGLMTWSLPENELMLDTAIAVKPTMITLSFGDPAAYVGRIHDAGIPVVSQINTLEDLRVVEAAGVDAVIAQGGEAGGHTGRIGTLPLLQEILEATSLPVLAAGGIGTGRGLAAVIAAGGQGVMIGTALLASPETVGPDYARDRVVEAGSTDTVYTSVFDRARSQPWPQRWGGRAIANDFTAAWDGVDADEETLAKAYDPSDPRNGVVYAGEAVGLVHGTHPAADVVRRIGADAERHLSAVRLS
- a CDS encoding glycoside hydrolase family 15 protein, yielding MSVDDEVMQAVPSTTAGHHRSNFPPIDDYAFLSDCETSCLIARNGSVEWMCVPRPDSPSVFGAILDRSAGHFRIGPYGQNVPAARRYLPGGLILETTWQTETGWLVVRDALVLGPWHNVDKRSSTHRRTPTDWDAEHILLRTVKCVSGTVELEMSCEPAFDYHRGAAIWEYTGKVYEEATATCHSSRPGDHPSLRLTTDLRLGLEGREARARTRLVEGDNAFVALSWSELPSPQTFDEAAEMMWQTAKSWREWVTIGKFPDHPWRAYLQRSALTLKGLTYAPTGALLAASTTSLPETPGGERNWDYRYAWVRDSTFALWGLYTLGLDREANDFFNFIYDVSSSDHGKPHPLQVMYGIGGERTLEESELSHLSGYDGARPVRIGNGAFDQKQHDIWGTMLDSVYLHIRTRERVPEALWPLLKRQVEEAIKHWRQPDRGIWEVRGEPQHFTSSKIMCWVALDRGAKLAEMQGEKSFAQQWTAIADEIKADILAHGVDSRGVLTQRYGHNSLDASLLLAPLLRFLPADDPRIRATVLAIADELTEEGLVLRYRVETTDDGLSGEEGTFTICSFWLVSALVEIGELDRAKHLCERLLGFASPLKLYAEEIDAHTGRHLGNFPQAFTHLALINAVVHVIRAEEAAEAGAFQPAHNAT
- a CDS encoding Ms4533A family Cys-rich leader peptide, whose protein sequence is MSEAAAPEIRHQLALIAVGMLDVADVACC